The genomic window CGGTCAGGCCCTGATCCGCCGTCGGCAGGCGCCACCCGCGTCAGAGGCTCCGTCCGGGGGCGGTGCCCTGCAGGTTCCCGCCCGTTTTGGGTTTCCCACACCCCTTGGGGTCCTCGGGGCGAACCTCACGGGGCACCCGGTGAGGGGAACGCCCCGCTCCAGGTCCGCAGGTCCCGTCGCCAGCGCTGCAGGTGCACGTCGCCCCGGCCGGAGAGCCGCATGCACAGGGCGTCCCGGCCGTCCGTGAGGAACCAGGCTCCGGCGGTGGCGGTGCCCTGCGGGGTGATGGTGACGAACGGATGCGCGGCGCCGGTGAGGTGGGCCTTGCGGGGCGGGTCCATGCCCGGAGGGAACGGCACGCCGGTGCGGGGAAGGCCCCACCTCACGCCGTGGGGCAGGAGCACCGGCGCCACGTCGCCGCCCGGGCCCCCCAGGGCCAGCCGCACGTCGCTTCCGCGGGCCCGGGCCAGGAGGAAGGCCTGGTCCAGCGCGCCCCGCAGCTCCGCCGCCAGAAGGGCCAGGGACGGCCCCCGGTGGTCCAGCGCGAGGCTTCCCCCGGCCGCCAGGATCGACAGGAGGCCTAGGACAAGCAGGGCCTCCAGGAGGGTGTGGCCCCGCTCCCTCACGGCACGTCCGCCGTGCGGATGTGGGGCCGGAGGCGGAGGAAGGCCTTCTCGCCGATGCCCTTGATGTTCATGATCTCCTCGGGCTTCTGGAAGGGGCCGTGGGTCTTCCGGTAGTCCAGGATCCGGGCCGCGGTCCGGGCCCCCACCCGGGGGAGCTGCATGAGCTCGGTGGCCGTGGCGGAGTTCAGGTCGACGGGTTCCGGGGGCGCCTTGGGCTTGCCGCCGAAGAGCGGCAGAAGGGAGAGGAGGCAGGAGAGGAGGACGGCTTTCATGGGCGCTCCTTGAGGACGTGCCGTGGGTGTTTCAATCGGCGTGCCGGACCGTATCCGAAGGGCCGGCGGGCCTTCCTGCTTCGCCCCCGTCCAGGTTGTCATCACCCGATGACAGGGGATCCCCGCAGTCCCTCCTACAGGTGCCCTGCCCTTTTGAGATAAGGCATTGTCTTTGGACAATGACATCGCAACTTTCACATGACACTCTTTGGGCACGCCGATAGCCTCTAGTTTGCACAAGCCATTCCAGGCGGACCGATGATCAAGAAGGTGAAGAAGCAGGACCTCAGACTGGGAATGTTCATCCACGACCTCAACTGCGGCTGGATGGAGCACTCCTTCCTGAGGAACAGCTTCATGCTCCGCAAGGAGGCCGATCTGGAGAAGATCGCCAAGAGCGGCATCACCGAGGTCTACATCGACACCCAGAAGGGCATCGACGTCCTGGAGGATGTGGAGGCGCCCAGCCAGGAAGCGGTGGAGCAGATCATCGAGGAGAAGATCCTCCACTCCCCCGTGGCCACCGCCCCGGGCGCCGAGGTCAGGACCACCCACCAGGAGGAGCTGGTCTTCGCCAAGCAGATCACCAAGGAGGCCAACAAGGTCATCCACTCCATCCTGGAGGACGTGCGCATGGGCAAGCGCATCCAGGTGGAGCGGGTGGAGCCGGTGATCAACCAGATCACCGATTCCATCCTGCGCAATCCCGGCACGCTGGTGAGCCTCTGCCGCATCCGCGAGGGCGACACCTACACGTTCCAGCACTCGGTGAGCGTGGCCACCCTGCTCATCTCCTTCTGCCGGGCCATGGAACTGCCGCCGGAGATCATCCACGAGGCCGGCGTGGGCGGAATGCTCCACGACATCGGCAAGATGCGGGTCCCCGACCACATCCTGAACAAGCCCGGCAAGCTCACCGACGCCGAGTTCACCATCATGAAGAACCATGTGAACCTGGGCCTGGAGGTGCTGCACAAGACCCCGGGCATCTCCGAGACGGTGTTCCAGATCGCCGGCGAGCACCACGAGAAGTTCTGCGGCACAGGCTACCCCCTGCGCAAGAAGGGCCTCGACATCTCGCTCCTCGGGCGCATGGCCGCCATCGTGGACGTGTACGACGCCATCACCTCCAACCGGGTCTACCACAAGGGCATGGAACCTCCCCTGGCCCTCAAGAAGATCTACGAGTGGAGCGACCCCGGCGCCACCACGGAGCCGCACATGGACGAGGAGCTGGTCCAGCACTTCATCCACGCACTCGGCATCTACCCCGTGGGCTCCCTGGTGCAGCTGGAGAGCCAGCGCCTGGCGGTGGTCCTGGAACAGAGCACGGAGGGCCTGCTCAGCCCGAAGCTCCGGGTGATGTACGACTGCGTGAAGCGCTCCAAGATCGACCCCTTCGATCTGGACATGGCCGCGCCGGAGAACGGCATGGACGCCATCGTCGGCAACGAGGATCCGGAGGACTGGAAGGTCAACCCCTACGATTACCTGGACATCCCCAAGGTCTAACGGTTCGAGGATTAGGCCCAAAGGTTGAGACTAGTCCGGCACCTCGAGTTGCCCGAGGCGGATCTGGGCTCCCTGGTGCCCCGCCGCGCCGGCCCGCTGGAACCAGGCCCTGGCGTCCCCGGAGGGAGCCAGCAGCTCGCCCAGCTCGGCCATGGCCTCCACGTGGCCGGCCTCCGCGGCCCTCTGGAGCCACCTCTTCGCGGCCTCCGGGTCCCGCGGCTTGCCGCCGGTGCCGCCGAGAAAGCTCATGCCCATCCTGAAGCAGGCCTGGCCCCGGTCCGGATCGGCGGTGGCGATGGCCTCGATGGTGGCGTCCCATCCCCGGGTGATCTCCCCGCTGGCGCGGGGACCGAACCGGCGGGTCCTCGCGAAGTGGCTGATCCGCAGCCCGACGGGCTCGGCGGCGCGGGCCTTCATGGTCCAGTACACAGCCATTTCCAGATCCTCCGGCAGGTCCTCGCCGAATTCGTAGGCCCGGGAGAGCCAGTCCATGGCGGGCCGGAACCCGTCGTTGGCGCTGCGGAGGTACCACCGCTGCGCGGCCCCGGGGTCGCGGGACGGGCCGATGCCCCAGCGCAACAGTTCGGCCAGGCGGAAGGAGGCCTCCGCGTGCCCCGCCTCCGCCGCGGAACGGTAGTGCCTCGCCGCCACCTCCCGCCCGGCCTGGCCCATGCCGCCCTCCTCGTAGAAGAGACCCAGCTCGAAATGCGCCTCCGGGTGGCCCAGGCGGGCCGCCTCTTCCAGGAAGGCCACCGCGGTTCCGCGGTGGGAGGCCGCGAGACCCCAGCGGTACCACACCTCGTCCCGGGATCCGCGGAACCTCGCCAGCACCCGCCGGATGGCGAGCTCCAGCCGGTTCGCGGGGTCCTCCTCCGCCGCGCCGGGGCGGTTCCAGAGGACCGCCCCCGCCCCGGCCGACGCCAGGGCGAGGCCCAGCAGGACGAGGACCGCCTGGGGCCCGGGCCCGCGCCCCGCCAGGGCCAGCAGCGCCGGGACGCACACGGCCGCCATCGCGAGGCCGATGAGCCAGCGTCCCAGGGGGTTGGGGTTCTCGTGATGCATGCCGCGTCCAGGGTCCGAGGAGGGTTCCCCTCGATGATAAGCCATGGAACCCGTGAACCTGGCCTGCGGGTTGCGGACGGGGTAAGGGCTCGGACCCCATTTAAATAATTTATCGTCTTAGATGCCGGGATCTTGCGGGCTGACAGAAAAACATTATCTATTCATTCACATCTCATCGCCCGACGTTTCCACCTCCGGGCCTCATCAACGTCCTTCACGGAGACCCCCATGCCATCCCTTCGCCCCCTCCACCTGCTCCTCCTGGGCGCCGCCTTCGCCGTGACCGGGACCCTACCCGCGGCCGAGGACCTGATCCGGGTGACCAACCACTCCACGGCCAAGTACTACCTCCTGCTCAATGACAACGACGGCAGCACGGGGAAGATCACCGTGTTCATCGACGGAAAGTCGACCGAGTTGAAGGCCTGGGACGAGATGGCGCTGCCGCCCCAGAAGGTCGCCAACATCTTTGTCGGCCGCGCCGCCGATGGGAAACTCAAGCAAGCCTTCCGTATCAGGGATGAAGGCTACAAGCAGATCGAAGTGAAGGCCACCGCCGGAAGGACAGGGGAAGCCATGAAGGTCGCCCTGCCCGCCGGCGCCAAGATCATCCTCTCCGCCGGCGACAACCTCGTCATCGGCCAGCCCCGGCTCTGACCGCAAAGATAGGCAGCAGCGGCCTCCTTCCATCCGGGTTTCTCGACAACTCCAAGGGGCCTGAAGTCCACTGCTGCCGACTTGCTATCCGATGAATCCGGCGAACTCCATCGAAGGGCCTATCGCCGAGGGAGCCGAGGAAGGCCGAGGATCGCCGAGGAATAAACTTAGTGATGGGATCAGGATGGTCTACGACCACCCTTCCCAGGGCCCTTCTCAAGGGCAGGCCAAAGCGCGTGCGGGTCGGAGCCTTCAATCAATTCCGTGAAGAACCGAAAAAGAAGGACGCCCCCGCGGGGGCGTCCTTCTTTCAGGTGAAGCCCGATCAGCCGTTCTTCTTGACGAACTCGTCCATGAACTGGACGAGGGTCTGGACGTTCTCGACGGTCACGGCGTTGTAGGTGGAGGCGCGGATGCCGCCCACGTCGCGGTAGCCCTTGAGGCCGACCATGTTGTTCTTCTTGGCTTCCTTGACGAAGGCGTCGGTGAGCTCCTCGGTGGGGAGGAAGAAGTCGACGTTCATCAGGGACCGGTCGGCCTTCTCGGTCACGAAGGGCTTGAAGAAGCCGGCGTGCCTGTCGATGCAGCCGTAGAGGAGCTCGCCCTTCTTGCGGTTGTTGGCCTCGATGGCCTTGAGGCCGCCGATGGACTTGTTGTAGGCCAGCACGTTGCGCAGGATGTAGATGCCGAAGGTGGGCGGGGTGTTGTAGAGGCTGTTCTTCTCGGCGTGGAGCTTGTAGCGCAGGTAGCTGGGCAGGTCCTGGGCCTCGGCCTTGGCCAGGAACTCGTCGGAGACGATGTGGAGGGTGACGCCGGAGGGTCCGAGGTTCTTCTGCGCGCCGGCGTAGATCATGCCGAACTTCGACACGTCGAACGGGCGCCACATGATGTCGGAGGACATGTCGCAGACGTAGGGGATCCCGCCGGTCTCGGGGAATTCCTGCCACTGGGTGCCTTCGACGGTGTTGTTCGAAGTGAAGTGCACGAAGAGGGAGTCGGGGTGGATGGTGAGCTCGGACTTCTTCGGGAGGCGGGCGTAGTTCTCGGCCTTGGTGGAGCCGGCGAGGCGCACGCGCTCTTCGCCGCCGACGAGCTTGGCCTCCTTGTAGGCCTTCTCGGCCCAGTTGCCGGTGTTGATGTAGTCGGCCTTGTGGTTCCCGCGCAGGTAGTTGAGGGGGATCATGCCGAAGGAGAGGTGGGCGCCGCCCTGGAGCAGGATGACCTTGTAGTTGGCGGGGATGCCCATGAGCTCGCGGGTCAGCGCCAGGGCCTCCTCGTGGACGGCGTCGTACTCCTTGGAGCGGTGGCTGACCTCCATGACGGACATGCCGGTGCCGGCGAAGTCCAGGAGCTCCTCCTTGGCCCTTTCCAGGGCGGGCAGGGGCAGGCCGGCGGGACCGGCGTAGAAGTTGATGGTGCGGTTGGTCATGGGAATCTCCTAGATCTTGAACGTGGAAAGGGTCTCGACGACGATGTCCCCGATGCGGCCGAGGTTCTCCTTGCTGCTGCCGCCGATGTGCGGGGCCATGAACACGTTCTTGGCCGTGAGCAGGGGGCAGTCCGCGGGCGGGGGATCGCTGGGCCACACGTCGGTGCCGTAGGCGCGCACCTTGCCGGACTCGAGGGCCGCGGCCAGGTCCTTCTCCACCACGACCTTGCCCCGGCCGGTGTTGATGATGATCACGCCGTCCTTCATCTTGGCGATGGTCTCGGCGTTGAACATGCCCCGGGTCTGGTCGGTGAGCGGCGTGTGGAAGCTGAGGAAGTCGGACTGGGCGAGCACCTCGTCCAGGGTCTTCAGCTCGGCGAAGGCGTGGGTGGAGAGGAAGGGATCGTAGGCGATGACCTTCATGCCGAAGCCCGCCGCGCGCTTGGCGACTTCGGTGGCGATGGCGCCGGCGCCGATGAGGCCCAGGGTCTTCTTGAAGAGTTCGGTGCGCTTCAGTTCGTTCTTGGGGAACTTGCCTTCCTTCATGGCCATGTGGGCCTCGATGAGGCGGGCCGGGATGGCGACCATGAAGGCCATGGCCATTTCCGCCACGGACACGCTGGAGGCGGCCGCGGTGTTCATGACCTTGATTCCCTTGGCCTTGCAGGCCTCCTTGTCCACGTTGTCCAGGCCCACGCCGCCCCGGATGACGAGCTTGAGGTTGGGGGCCTTCCCGATGAGCTCGGGGTTGACGGTGGTCTTGGAACGGATGAGGAGGACATGGGCGCCGCCCAGGTCCGCCATGTCGCTGGAAACTTCGCCGAGGGCTTCAAGGCGCTTGGGCAGCGTCGCGTCGAACGCGTCCGCGATGAGGATCTTCATGCTGTACCTCCATGGGGGAATGGGCATAAAAAGGGGGCCGCCCGTGGCGGCCCCCGTCATTTCGCTAGTCTTCGTAGAGGCGCACCAGCAGCCCGGACCGAAGCTTGGGCTCGAACCAGGTGGACTTGGGCGGCATGATCTGGCCGGCGTCGGCCACGTCCATCAGCTGCTCCAGGGACGTGGGGAACATGGAGAAGGCCACGGCGTAGCCGTTGGCCACGCGGCGCTCGAGCTC from Geothrix sp. 21YS21S-2 includes these protein-coding regions:
- a CDS encoding prepilin-type N-terminal cleavage/methylation domain-containing protein → MRERGHTLLEALLVLGLLSILAAGGSLALDHRGPSLALLAAELRGALDQAFLLARARGSDVRLALGGPGGDVAPVLLPHGVRWGLPRTGVPFPPGMDPPRKAHLTGAAHPFVTITPQGTATAGAWFLTDGRDALCMRLSGRGDVHLQRWRRDLRTWSGAFPSPGAP
- a CDS encoding helix-hairpin-helix domain-containing protein, whose protein sequence is MKAVLLSCLLSLLPLFGGKPKAPPEPVDLNSATATELMQLPRVGARTAARILDYRKTHGPFQKPEEIMNIKGIGEKAFLRLRPHIRTADVP
- a CDS encoding HD-GYP domain-containing protein, which codes for MIKKVKKQDLRLGMFIHDLNCGWMEHSFLRNSFMLRKEADLEKIAKSGITEVYIDTQKGIDVLEDVEAPSQEAVEQIIEEKILHSPVATAPGAEVRTTHQEELVFAKQITKEANKVIHSILEDVRMGKRIQVERVEPVINQITDSILRNPGTLVSLCRIREGDTYTFQHSVSVATLLISFCRAMELPPEIIHEAGVGGMLHDIGKMRVPDHILNKPGKLTDAEFTIMKNHVNLGLEVLHKTPGISETVFQIAGEHHEKFCGTGYPLRKKGLDISLLGRMAAIVDVYDAITSNRVYHKGMEPPLALKKIYEWSDPGATTEPHMDEELVQHFIHALGIYPVGSLVQLESQRLAVVLEQSTEGLLSPKLRVMYDCVKRSKIDPFDLDMAAPENGMDAIVGNEDPEDWKVNPYDYLDIPKV
- a CDS encoding tetratricopeptide repeat protein, whose translation is MHHENPNPLGRWLIGLAMAAVCVPALLALAGRGPGPQAVLVLLGLALASAGAGAVLWNRPGAAEEDPANRLELAIRRVLARFRGSRDEVWYRWGLAASHRGTAVAFLEEAARLGHPEAHFELGLFYEEGGMGQAGREVAARHYRSAAEAGHAEASFRLAELLRWGIGPSRDPGAAQRWYLRSANDGFRPAMDWLSRAYEFGEDLPEDLEMAVYWTMKARAAEPVGLRISHFARTRRFGPRASGEITRGWDATIEAIATADPDRGQACFRMGMSFLGGTGGKPRDPEAAKRWLQRAAEAGHVEAMAELGELLAPSGDARAWFQRAGAAGHQGAQIRLGQLEVPD
- the serC gene encoding 3-phosphoserine/phosphohydroxythreonine transaminase — translated: MTNRTINFYAGPAGLPLPALERAKEELLDFAGTGMSVMEVSHRSKEYDAVHEEALALTRELMGIPANYKVILLQGGAHLSFGMIPLNYLRGNHKADYINTGNWAEKAYKEAKLVGGEERVRLAGSTKAENYARLPKKSELTIHPDSLFVHFTSNNTVEGTQWQEFPETGGIPYVCDMSSDIMWRPFDVSKFGMIYAGAQKNLGPSGVTLHIVSDEFLAKAEAQDLPSYLRYKLHAEKNSLYNTPPTFGIYILRNVLAYNKSIGGLKAIEANNRKKGELLYGCIDRHAGFFKPFVTEKADRSLMNVDFFLPTEELTDAFVKEAKKNNMVGLKGYRDVGGIRASTYNAVTVENVQTLVQFMDEFVKKNG
- a CDS encoding D-isomer specific 2-hydroxyacid dehydrogenase family protein is translated as MKILIADAFDATLPKRLEALGEVSSDMADLGGAHVLLIRSKTTVNPELIGKAPNLKLVIRGGVGLDNVDKEACKAKGIKVMNTAAASSVSVAEMAMAFMVAIPARLIEAHMAMKEGKFPKNELKRTELFKKTLGLIGAGAIATEVAKRAAGFGMKVIAYDPFLSTHAFAELKTLDEVLAQSDFLSFHTPLTDQTRGMFNAETIAKMKDGVIIINTGRGKVVVEKDLAAALESGKVRAYGTDVWPSDPPPADCPLLTAKNVFMAPHIGGSSKENLGRIGDIVVETLSTFKI